The following are encoded in a window of Cygnus olor isolate bCygOlo1 chromosome 21, bCygOlo1.pri.v2, whole genome shotgun sequence genomic DNA:
- the GNB1 gene encoding guanine nucleotide-binding protein G(I)/G(S)/G(T) subunit beta-1, which yields MSELDQLRQEAEQLKNQIRDARKACADATLAQITANIDPVGRIQMRTRRTLRGHLAKIYAMHWGTDSRLLVSASQDGKLIIWDSYTTNKVHAIPLRSSWVMTCAYAPSGNYVACGGLDNICSIYNLKTREGNVRVSRELAGHTGYLSCCRFLDDNQIVTSSGDTTCALWDIETGQQTTTFTGHTGDVMSLSLAPDARCFVSGACDASAKLWDVREGMCRQTFTGHESDINAICFFPNGNAFATGSDDATCRLFDLRADQELMVYSHDNIICGITSVAFSKSGRLLLAGYDDFNCNVWDTLKADRAGVLAGHDNRVSCLGVTDDGMAVATGSWDSFLKIWN from the exons GATGCTAGAAAAGCATGTGCAGATGCCACCTTGGCTCAG ATCACAGCCAATATTGACCCAGTGGGGAGAATTCAAATGCGCACTAGAAGAACACTCCGGGGACACCTGGCTAAAATTTATGCAATGCACTGGGGGACTGATTCCAG GCTTCTAGTTAGTGCCTCCCAGGATGGCAAACTTATAATTTGGGACAGCTATACTACAAACAAG GTGCATGCTATTCCCCTGCGTTCATCTTGGGTCATGACTTGTGCATATGCTCCTTCTGGAAATTATGTGGCTTGTGGTGGTCTTGATAACATCTGTTCCATTTATAACTTGAAAACTCGTGAAGGGAATGTACGTGTCAGCCGTGAACTAGCTGGTCACACAG gatACTTGTCATGCTGTCGTTTCTTGGATGATAATCAAATAGTTACCAGCTCTGGCGACACCACTTG cgCTCTCTGGGACATAGAAACTGGTCAGCAGACAACTACATTTACTGGGCATACTGGAGATGTCATGAGTTTGTCTCTTGCTCCTGATGCCCggtgttttgtttctggtgcCTGTGATGCCTCTGCCAAACTGTGGGATGTTAGAGAAGGAATGTGTCGGCAAACCTTCACTGGCCATGAGTCGGATATCAACGCCATCTGT TTCTTCCCCAATGGCAATGCATTTGCCACAGGCTCGGATGATGCTACATGCAGGCTTTTTGATCTTCGGGCTGATCAGGAACTAATGGTTTATTCACACGATAACATCATCTGTGGCATCACCTCTGTAGCATTTTCCAAGAGTGGACGTCTCCTCCTAGCTGGTTATGATGACTTTAACTGCAACGTGTGGGATACACTGAAAGCTGATAGAGCAG GTGTCCTTGCTGGTCATGATAACCGTGTCAGTTGCTTAGGTGTGACTGATGATGGTATGGCAGTGGCAACAGGATCATGGGACAGCTTCCTCAAGATCTGGAACTGA